From a region of the Panicum virgatum strain AP13 chromosome 2K, P.virgatum_v5, whole genome shotgun sequence genome:
- the LOC120677955 gene encoding uncharacterized protein LOC120677955, translating to MDQQQERDRRRTLLLVNLASIMERADEALLPAVYREVGAALHASPAGLGALTLCRSAVQAACYPLAAYAAARHNRARVIAVGAFLWAAATFLVGVSDTFLQVAISRGLNGIGLALVVPSIQSLVADSTDDGTRGSAFGWLQLASSLGLISGGFVGLLLAQTTVLGIAGWRVAFHLVAAISVAAGVLNWLFAVDPHFPPGEDGRQRDGKRPATAREVVAEMIEEAKFVVRIPTFQIFVAQGVSGSFPWSALSFASMWLELKGFSHSDTAVLMTIFWVASSLGGLLGGKMGDYLAVRYPDAGRIVLSQISPLSAVPMGAVLLLGLPDDPSKGVSYALVLFIMGVLMSWNGPATNFPIFAEIVPEKSRTSIYALDRSFESVLSSFAPPIVGLLAQRVYGYKPADDKGESVQQDRENAASLAKALYTSIAIPFILCTAIYSFLYCSYPRDRERARMQSLIESELQQMEHESTCLEDGDGRPKVFASANDGERATIAVTYDHKEAPEAEKDTVSLLANRE from the exons ATGGACCAGCAGCAGGAGCGGGACCGGCGGCGGACGCTGCTGCTGGTGAACCTGGCGTCCATCATGGAGCGCGCCGACGAGGCGCTGCTGCCGGCGGTGTACCGGGAGGTGGGCGCCGCGCTGCACGCCTCCCCCGCGGGGCTCGGCGCCCTCACGCTCTGCCGCTCCGCCGTGCAGGCCGCCTGCTACCCGCTCGCCGCctacgccgccgcgcgccacaaCCGCGCGCGCGTCATCGCCGTGGGGGCCTTCCTCtgggccgccgccaccttccTCGTCGGCGTCTCCGacaccttcctgcag GTCGCGATCTCACGAGGCCTGAACGGCATCGGCCTAGCTCTGGTGGTGCCCTCCATCCAGTCCCTGGTGGCCGACTCCACCGACGACGGCACGCGCGGCTCGGCGTTCGGGTGGCTGCAGCTCGCCAGCAGCCTCGGGCTCATCTCCGGCGGCTTCGTCGGCCTCCTGCTGGCGCAGACCACGGTCCTCGGGATCGCCGGCTGGCGCGTCGCCTTCCACCTCGTGGCCGCCATCAGCGTCGCCGCCGGGGTCCTCAACTGGCTCTTCGCCGTTGACCCCCACTTCCCGCCCGGCGAGGACGGCCGCCAGCGCGACGGCAAGCGGCCCGCCACGGCGCGGGAGGTCGTGGCGGAGATGATCGAGGAGGCCAAGTTCGTGGTGCGGATCCCCACGTTCCAGATCTTCGTGGCGCAGGGGGTCAGCGGCTCGTTCCCGTGGTCGGCGCTCTCGTTCGCGTCCATGTGGCTGGAGCTCAAGGGTTTCAGCCACAGCGACACCGCCGTCCTCATGACCATCTTCTGGGTGGCGAGCTCCCTCGGCGGCCTGCTCGGGGGCAAGATGGGCGACTACCTCGCCGTGCGGTACCCCGACGCCGGCAGGATCGTGCTCTCCCAGATCAGCCCCCTCTCGGCGGTGCCCATGGGCGCCGTGCTGCTGCTGGGCCTCCCCGACGACCCGTCCAAGGGCGTCTCCTACGCCCTTGTCCTCTTCATCATGGGCGTGCTCATGTCCTGGAACGGCCCCGCTACAAACTT CCCTATATTCGCGGAGATCGTCCCGGAgaaatcaagaacaagcatctacGCCCTCGACCGGTCCTTCGAGTCGGTGCTATCATCGTTTGCCCCTCCGATCGTCGGTCTCTTGGCTCAGCGAGTGTACGGGTACAAGCCAGCTGATGACAAGGGGGAGAGTGTTCAGCAGGATCGGGAGAACGCCGCCTCCCTAGCCAAGGCGTTGTACACGTCCATAGCGATACCCTTCATACTCTGCACGGCCATATACTCGTTCCTGTACTGCAGCTACCCCCGGGACAGGGAGCGTGCGCGGATGCAGTCGCTGATCGAGTCGGAGCTGCAGCAGATGGAGCACGAGAGCACTTGCCTGGAGGACGGCGATGGCCGGCCCAAGGTCTTCGCCTCGGCGAATGATGGTGAAAGAGCTACCATTGCTGTCACCTATGACCACAAGGAGGCTCCCGAGGCTGAGAAGGACACCGTGAGCCTGTTGGCCAACCGGGAATGA